One window from the genome of Streptomyces sp. WZ-12 encodes:
- a CDS encoding L,D-transpeptidase, giving the protein MTDRKRRNGLIASAALLGGVLTVAACGASSATGHGGGGSGSQETQHENTQQVDEAAAQDASQAKITITPKDGSTDAGLNAVKVTAGGGKLTDVTMTTVVTHQTDKTQQKTVPGTLSTDGTSWKPKQALSRATTYKITAHAVDGQGRTAVENSTFTTVSPGNSFLGNFTPEDGSTVGVGMPVSINFDKPVKNRKAVQSAIEVASSSNQQVVGHWFGDKRLDFRPQNYWKPNSEITMKLALDGVEASPGVKGIQNKTVHFTIGHSQVSIVDAATHQMTVVRDGKTIKTIPISSGSAEHPTYNGQMVISEKFKQTRMDGSTVGFTNNDGKGEYDIPDVPHAMRLSNSGTFIHGNYWGKGIFGNANTSHGCIGLQDAKGGNDPSTNGAWFFAHSQIGDVVKVVNSPDKTIKPDNGLNGWNMSWSQWVAGSAV; this is encoded by the coding sequence ATGACGGACCGCAAGCGCCGCAATGGCCTCATAGCCAGCGCCGCGCTGCTCGGGGGCGTTCTCACCGTCGCCGCGTGTGGCGCCAGCAGTGCCACCGGCCACGGCGGCGGTGGCAGCGGTAGCCAGGAGACCCAGCACGAGAACACCCAGCAGGTGGACGAGGCCGCCGCGCAGGACGCCTCGCAGGCGAAGATCACCATCACGCCCAAGGACGGCTCGACCGACGCTGGTCTCAACGCGGTCAAGGTGACCGCCGGTGGCGGCAAGCTCACCGACGTCACCATGACCACGGTGGTCACGCACCAGACCGACAAGACCCAGCAGAAGACCGTCCCGGGCACCCTCTCCACCGACGGCACCTCCTGGAAGCCCAAGCAGGCGCTGTCCCGCGCGACCACCTACAAGATCACCGCGCACGCGGTGGACGGCCAGGGCCGTACCGCGGTGGAGAACTCCACCTTCACCACGGTCTCGCCGGGCAACAGCTTCCTCGGGAACTTCACTCCCGAGGACGGTTCGACGGTCGGCGTCGGGATGCCGGTGTCGATCAACTTCGACAAGCCGGTCAAGAACCGTAAGGCCGTCCAGTCGGCGATCGAGGTCGCGTCCAGCAGCAACCAGCAGGTCGTCGGCCACTGGTTCGGCGACAAGCGGCTGGACTTCCGCCCCCAGAACTACTGGAAGCCGAACTCCGAGATCACCATGAAGCTGGCCCTGGACGGCGTGGAGGCGTCCCCGGGCGTGAAGGGCATCCAGAACAAGACCGTCCACTTCACCATCGGTCACTCGCAGGTCAGCATCGTTGACGCCGCGACTCACCAGATGACCGTGGTCCGCGACGGCAAGACCATCAAGACCATCCCGATCTCCTCGGGCAGCGCCGAACACCCCACCTACAACGGCCAGATGGTGATCTCCGAGAAGTTCAAGCAGACCCGGATGGACGGCTCCACCGTCGGCTTCACCAACAACGACGGCAAGGGCGAGTACGACATCCCCGACGTCCCGCACGCCATGCGGCTGTCGAACTCCGGCACCTTCATCCACGGCAACTACTGGGGCAAGGGCATCTTCGGCAACGCCAACACCAGCCACGGCTGCATCGGCCTGCAGGACGCCAAGGGCGGCAACGACCCGTCCACCAACGGCGCGTGGTTCTTCGCCCACTCGCAGATCGGCGACGTCGTCAAGGTGGTCAACTCCCCGGACAAGACCATCAAGCCGGACAACGGCCTCAACGGGTGGAACATGTCCTGGTCCCAGTGGGTGGCCGGCAGCGCGGTCTGA
- the msrA gene encoding peptide-methionine (S)-S-oxide reductase MsrA, with translation MLFSRFKTHLPTPEEALKGRPERDFAVPDRHTVLGNPLLGPYPDGLEIADFGLGCFWGAERKFWQTDGVWTTLVGYQGGHTPNPTYEEVCSGHTGHTEAVRVVFDPKVVPYTALLKLFWESHDPTQGFRQGNDIGTQYRSAIYTHSPAQQQAAEASRDAYRTVLRSSGHADPTTEILPATPRPFYPAEAYHQQYLDKNPAGYCGIGGTGVSCPIGVAEADD, from the coding sequence ATGCTGTTCTCCCGCTTCAAGACCCACCTCCCCACCCCCGAGGAAGCGCTGAAGGGCCGCCCCGAGCGGGACTTCGCCGTCCCCGACCGGCACACCGTCCTCGGCAACCCGCTGCTCGGCCCGTACCCGGACGGCCTGGAGATCGCCGACTTCGGGCTGGGCTGCTTCTGGGGCGCCGAGCGGAAGTTCTGGCAGACCGACGGCGTGTGGACCACGCTCGTCGGCTACCAGGGCGGCCACACCCCGAACCCGACCTACGAAGAGGTCTGCAGCGGCCACACCGGCCACACCGAGGCCGTCCGCGTCGTCTTCGACCCCAAGGTCGTCCCGTACACCGCCCTGCTGAAGCTGTTCTGGGAGTCCCACGACCCCACCCAGGGCTTCCGCCAGGGCAACGACATCGGCACCCAGTACCGCTCCGCCATCTACACCCACTCCCCCGCCCAACAGCAGGCCGCCGAAGCCTCCCGCGACGCCTACCGCACCGTCCTGCGCTCCTCCGGCCACGCCGACCCCACCACCGAAATCCTCCCCGCCACCCCCCGCCCCTTCTACCCGGCGGAGGCGTACCACCAGCAGTACCTCGACAAGAACCCCGCCGGTTACTGCGGGATCGGCGGGACGGGGGTCTCCTGCCCGATCGGGGTGGCCGAGGCGGACGACTGA
- a CDS encoding DUF2786 domain-containing protein, translated as MNEHVDNGGGKRRRNGRGGDRDRAAGPGGADTGPTPDAAHQAAELLGTVLGSVRYAADATAAEDAIEVGASMLTAAAPGWEAISAAVVEAAADAAHRCWSGGWQPADLERIVRREATHPAPAALVLDAIAADAARRPRPPGPSQDPRWQAQLDRLDARVWWGRDPAYLDALAARRRTSRFETAYDVLGTLRLLARLPRITPLPPPPATAGPTGPGERPAPRLLARIRALLAKAEATTFTEEAEALSAKAQELMARHGIDEALLASAHGPQGAPPAGGPTALRIGIEGPYEQGKALLLDAVAAANRCQAVWAAEWGFSTVVGFPPDLEATELLHASLLLQATAAMRRAADDLPQALKGQGSAPLARGRSRRTRDFRQTFLVAYADRIRTRLAAATAAATAEAAAEPAAEGRLLPVLAARELAVEETAGALFPDTAPVRLRGIRDAAGWHQGTAAADRAHLHRPERPPRA; from the coding sequence GTGAACGAGCACGTGGACAACGGGGGCGGCAAGCGGCGCCGCAACGGCCGGGGCGGGGACCGTGACCGGGCGGCCGGCCCGGGCGGCGCGGACACCGGACCCACCCCGGACGCCGCCCACCAGGCCGCCGAGCTGCTGGGCACCGTCCTCGGCAGCGTCCGCTACGCGGCGGACGCGACCGCGGCCGAGGACGCCATCGAGGTCGGCGCCTCGATGCTGACCGCCGCGGCCCCCGGCTGGGAGGCGATCAGCGCCGCCGTCGTCGAGGCCGCCGCGGACGCCGCCCACCGCTGCTGGAGCGGTGGTTGGCAACCCGCCGACCTGGAACGCATCGTCCGCCGGGAGGCCACCCACCCCGCACCGGCCGCCCTCGTCCTCGACGCCATCGCCGCCGACGCGGCCCGCCGCCCCCGCCCGCCCGGACCTTCCCAAGACCCGCGCTGGCAGGCCCAGTTGGACCGCCTCGACGCCCGCGTCTGGTGGGGCCGCGACCCCGCCTACCTGGACGCGCTGGCCGCCCGCCGCCGCACCTCCCGCTTCGAGACCGCCTACGACGTCCTCGGCACGCTCCGCCTGCTCGCGCGACTCCCCAGGATCACCCCGCTGCCGCCCCCGCCCGCGACGGCCGGCCCGACCGGCCCCGGCGAACGGCCCGCGCCCCGCCTGCTCGCCCGGATCCGCGCCCTGTTGGCCAAGGCGGAGGCGACCACCTTCACCGAGGAAGCCGAGGCGCTCTCCGCCAAGGCCCAGGAACTGATGGCCCGTCACGGCATCGACGAGGCCCTCCTCGCGTCCGCTCACGGCCCCCAGGGCGCCCCGCCCGCCGGCGGTCCCACGGCGCTCCGCATCGGCATCGAGGGCCCTTACGAACAGGGCAAGGCGCTGCTCCTCGACGCCGTCGCGGCCGCCAACCGCTGCCAGGCCGTCTGGGCCGCCGAGTGGGGCTTCTCCACCGTCGTCGGCTTCCCGCCCGACCTGGAGGCGACCGAGCTCCTGCACGCCTCGCTGCTCCTCCAGGCCACCGCCGCGATGCGGCGCGCGGCCGACGACCTCCCCCAAGCCCTTAAGGGGCAGGGCAGCGCCCCCCTCGCCCGGGGCCGCTCCCGCCGCACCCGCGACTTCCGCCAGACCTTCCTCGTGGCGTACGCGGACCGCATCCGCACCCGCCTGGCCGCGGCCACCGCCGCCGCCACGGCCGAGGCCGCCGCGGAACCCGCCGCCGAGGGCCGGCTCCTGCCCGTCCTCGCCGCCCGCGAACTCGCCGTCGAGGAGACCGCCGGCGCCCTCTTCCCCGACACCGCCCCGGTCCGCCTCCGCGGCATCCGCGACGCCGCCGGCTGGCACCAGGGCACTGCCGCCGCCGACCGCGCCCACCTCCACCGCCCGGAACGCCCCCCGCGCGCCTGA
- a CDS encoding GGDEF domain-containing protein, which yields MAAAPTLREAARAAAQGVRQALGGSFAAISKWERERGQLRVLANVGELAPEEREFPDDEAYPVHEFPEIVGFLHEQWAGGGEPNAWVEVAGDEAGEGIPDARRRGGGHPGPYNHQRVAALRRRGRGCCVVAPIVLHGRAWGELYVARPAGEPVFGRADADFATVLAAVAAAGIAQTERLAEARRLAFTDALTGLANRRAVDMRLDEALERHRTGGLVVSLVVCDLNGLKRVNDSRGHAVGDRLLERFGSVLSLCGAMLPGTLAARLGGDEFCLLAVGPESDEVVKVAGELCARAEELDLGEGVAVGVASTGDPIGPVRSARRLFRLADAAQYRAKAARSGEPVVAGRHGGAQDPVVRLADSPEPRSGPERRRFRR from the coding sequence ATGGCGGCCGCGCCCACGCTGCGCGAGGCGGCCCGGGCCGCGGCGCAGGGGGTGCGGCAGGCGCTGGGGGGCTCCTTCGCGGCGATCTCGAAGTGGGAGCGCGAGCGGGGGCAGCTCCGGGTGCTGGCGAACGTCGGCGAACTCGCCCCGGAGGAGCGGGAGTTCCCCGACGACGAGGCGTATCCGGTGCACGAGTTCCCGGAGATCGTCGGGTTCCTGCACGAGCAGTGGGCCGGCGGCGGGGAGCCCAATGCCTGGGTGGAGGTCGCCGGCGACGAGGCGGGCGAGGGGATTCCGGACGCGCGGCGCCGGGGCGGGGGGCACCCGGGCCCGTACAACCACCAGCGGGTGGCGGCGCTGCGGCGGCGCGGCCGGGGGTGCTGTGTGGTGGCCCCGATCGTGCTGCACGGCCGGGCGTGGGGCGAGCTGTATGTGGCGCGGCCGGCCGGCGAGCCGGTGTTCGGGCGGGCGGACGCCGATTTCGCGACCGTGCTGGCCGCCGTCGCGGCCGCCGGGATCGCGCAGACCGAGCGGCTCGCGGAGGCCCGTCGGCTGGCGTTCACCGACGCGTTGACCGGGCTGGCCAACCGTCGGGCGGTGGACATGCGGCTGGACGAGGCGCTGGAGCGGCACCGGACCGGCGGCCTGGTGGTCAGCCTGGTGGTGTGCGATCTGAACGGGCTGAAGCGGGTCAACGACTCCCGCGGGCACGCGGTCGGCGACCGGCTCCTGGAGCGCTTCGGTTCGGTGCTGTCGCTGTGCGGCGCGATGCTGCCGGGGACGCTGGCGGCGCGGCTGGGCGGGGACGAGTTCTGTCTGCTGGCGGTCGGGCCGGAGTCCGACGAAGTGGTCAAGGTGGCGGGCGAGTTGTGCGCGCGGGCCGAGGAGTTGGACCTCGGCGAGGGGGTCGCGGTGGGGGTGGCCTCGACCGGCGACCCGATCGGCCCGGTGCGCAGCGCCCGCCGGCTCTTCCGGCTCGCGGACGCCGCCCAGTACCGGGCCAAGGCGGCGCGGTCCGGCGAGCCGGTGGTGGCCGGGCGGCACGGCGGCGCGCAGGACCCGGTGGTGCGGCTGGCGGACTCGCCGGAGCCGCGGTCCGGGCCGGAGCGGCGGAGGTTCCGGAGGTGA
- a CDS encoding MarR family winged helix-turn-helix transcriptional regulator → MPTSPDMTTHTDTALLDALQHQVAVFARRAEQSRLGGVGQARNSMDRAAYLLLNRLDQEGPMGVKALACGMGIDSSTVTRQVAPLVDAGLVSRTTHPEDGRAVVLELSERGHARLDEVRASRRALMAMVTEEWSEEERTAFTTLLTRFNASLADITALSPSGPPASS, encoded by the coding sequence ATGCCCACCTCTCCGGACATGACGACCCACACCGACACTGCTCTTCTCGACGCGCTGCAGCACCAAGTGGCCGTCTTCGCCCGCCGCGCCGAACAGAGCCGGCTCGGCGGCGTCGGGCAGGCGCGCAACTCCATGGACCGCGCCGCCTATCTGCTCCTCAACCGCCTGGACCAGGAAGGCCCGATGGGCGTCAAGGCCCTGGCGTGCGGGATGGGCATCGACTCCTCCACCGTCACCCGGCAGGTCGCGCCGCTGGTCGACGCCGGCCTGGTCAGCCGCACCACCCACCCCGAGGACGGCCGCGCCGTGGTCCTCGAACTCTCCGAGCGGGGCCACGCCCGGCTCGACGAGGTACGGGCCTCGCGACGGGCGCTGATGGCGATGGTGACGGAGGAGTGGAGCGAGGAGGAGCGCACGGCGTTCACCACGCTCCTGACGCGCTTCAACGCCTCCCTCGCCGACATCACGGCACTGTCGCCGAGCGGGCCGCCGGCCTCTTCTTGA
- a CDS encoding cystathionine gamma-synthase: MSDQRETRHQHFETRAIHAGQEPDLATGAVVPPIYQVSTYKQDGVGGLRGGYEYSRSANPTRTALEENLAALDGGRRGLAFASGLAAEDCLLRTLLVPGDHVVIPNDAYGGTFRLFAKVVERWGVTWSVADTSDPQSVRDALQPRTKAIWVETPSNPLLGISDIAALAGIARDAGARLVVDNTFASPYLQQPLALGADVVVYSTTKYMGGHSDVVGGALVVNDDALGEELAYHQNAMGAIAGPFDAWLVMRGIKTLAVRMDRHSANAARVAELLTSHEKVTRVYYPGLSEHPGHEVAAKQMRSFGGMVSFQVAGGEAAAVEVCNRAKLFTLGESLGGVESLIEHPGRMTHASVAGSALEVPADLVRLSVGIESVEDLLADLTQALG; encoded by the coding sequence ATGAGCGATCAGCGCGAGACGCGCCACCAGCACTTCGAAACCCGTGCCATCCACGCAGGTCAGGAGCCCGACCTGGCCACCGGCGCGGTGGTCCCGCCCATCTACCAGGTCTCCACGTACAAGCAGGACGGGGTGGGCGGACTGCGCGGCGGCTACGAGTACAGCCGCAGCGCCAACCCGACCCGCACCGCCCTGGAGGAGAACCTCGCCGCCCTCGACGGCGGCCGCCGCGGCCTCGCGTTCGCCTCCGGCCTCGCCGCCGAGGACTGCCTGCTGCGCACCCTGCTCGTCCCCGGCGACCACGTCGTGATCCCCAACGACGCCTACGGCGGCACCTTCCGACTGTTCGCCAAGGTCGTCGAGCGGTGGGGCGTCACGTGGTCGGTGGCCGACACCTCCGACCCGCAGTCCGTACGGGACGCGCTGCAACCCCGTACGAAGGCGATCTGGGTCGAGACGCCCAGCAACCCGCTGCTCGGCATCAGCGACATCGCGGCGCTCGCCGGGATCGCCCGGGACGCCGGTGCCCGCCTGGTGGTCGACAACACCTTCGCCAGCCCCTATCTCCAGCAGCCGCTCGCCCTCGGCGCGGACGTGGTGGTCTACTCCACGACCAAGTACATGGGCGGCCACTCCGACGTGGTCGGCGGCGCGCTGGTGGTGAACGACGACGCCCTCGGCGAGGAACTGGCCTACCACCAGAACGCGATGGGTGCGATCGCCGGGCCGTTCGACGCCTGGCTGGTGATGCGCGGCATCAAGACGCTGGCCGTCCGGATGGACCGGCACAGCGCCAACGCGGCGCGCGTGGCCGAGCTGTTGACCTCGCACGAGAAGGTCACCCGGGTCTACTACCCGGGCCTGTCCGAGCACCCCGGCCACGAGGTCGCCGCCAAGCAGATGCGGTCCTTCGGCGGCATGGTGTCGTTCCAGGTGGCCGGCGGCGAGGCGGCGGCGGTGGAGGTCTGCAACCGCGCCAAGCTGTTCACCCTCGGGGAGTCGCTGGGCGGCGTGGAGTCGCTGATCGAGCACCCGGGGCGGATGACGCACGCCTCGGTGGCCGGCTCTGCGCTGGAGGTCCCCGCGGACCTGGTGCGCCTCTCGGTGGGCATCGAGTCCGTCGAGGACCTGCTGGCCGACCTCACGCAGGCGCTGGGCTGA
- a CDS encoding sigma factor-like helix-turn-helix DNA-binding protein: MGERQQERERRRAREFAAFTAGAAGRLLHAAALLTGEPAGQPAPAAEELLITALARTYAAWERLRGEDPYERARRELAAGFAQTARRHRRPRGGPLSRLTPRERLVLVLRLHEDVAEEQIAAQLGLPAERVRTLCRHAVSALRSRRPDANPAVP; this comes from the coding sequence GTGGGAGAGCGGCAACAGGAACGGGAGCGACGCCGGGCCCGGGAGTTCGCGGCGTTCACCGCGGGCGCGGCGGGGCGGTTGCTGCACGCCGCCGCGCTGCTGACCGGCGAACCGGCGGGCCAACCGGCCCCCGCCGCCGAGGAGTTGCTGATCACGGCGCTGGCCCGGACGTACGCGGCCTGGGAGCGGCTGCGCGGCGAGGACCCCTACGAGCGGGCCCGCCGGGAGCTGGCCGCGGGGTTCGCGCAAACCGCCCGACGACATCGCCGGCCGCGGGGCGGTCCGCTGAGTCGCCTGACCCCGCGCGAACGGCTGGTGCTGGTGCTGCGCCTCCACGAGGACGTCGCCGAGGAGCAGATCGCCGCCCAACTCGGGCTCCCCGCCGAGCGGGTGCGCACCCTGTGCCGGCACGCCGTCTCCGCACTGCGCAGCCGCCGCCCGGACGCGAACCCCGCGGTGCCGTGA
- the hutH gene encoding histidine ammonia-lyase, with the protein MDMHTVVLGTSGTTAQDVIAVARGAARIELSEEARAAVAASRAFIDELAAKPDPVYGVSTGFGALAVRHISPDLRAQLQRNIVRSHAAGMGPRVEREVVRALMFLRLKTLASGHTGVRPVVVETMAALLNAGITPVVHEYGSLGCSGDLAPLSHCALTLLGEGEAEGPDGVVRPSGELLAAHGIAPVELREKEGLALLNGTDGMLGMLVMACADLARLFTSADLTAALSMEALLGTDKVLAPELHAIRPHPGQAASAANMLAFLAGSGFTGHHQDDAPRVQDAYSIRCAPQVAGAGRDTLAHARLVAERELAAAVDNPVVLPDGRVESNGNFHGAPVAYALDFLAIAAADLGSIAERRTDRLLDKNRSHGLPAFLAGDPGVDSGLMIAQYTQAALVSELKRLAAPASVDSIPSSAMQEDHVSMGWSAARKLRTAVDNLTRVLAVELYAATRAVELREGLTPAPATRAVLAALRDAGVQGPGEDRFLAPDLEAAFAFVRDGKLVAAAESVTGELA; encoded by the coding sequence ATGGATATGCACACTGTGGTGTTGGGGACGTCCGGCACCACCGCACAGGACGTCATCGCGGTGGCCCGCGGCGCGGCCCGGATCGAGCTGTCCGAAGAGGCCCGTGCCGCCGTCGCCGCCTCCCGCGCCTTCATCGACGAGCTGGCGGCCAAGCCGGACCCGGTCTACGGCGTCTCCACCGGCTTCGGCGCCCTCGCCGTCCGCCACATCAGCCCCGACCTGCGCGCCCAACTCCAGCGCAACATCGTGCGCTCGCACGCGGCCGGCATGGGCCCCCGGGTCGAGCGCGAGGTGGTCCGCGCCCTGATGTTCCTGCGGCTGAAGACGCTCGCCTCCGGGCACACCGGCGTCCGCCCGGTGGTCGTCGAGACCATGGCCGCCCTGTTGAACGCCGGCATCACCCCGGTCGTCCACGAATACGGCTCGCTCGGCTGCTCCGGCGACCTGGCGCCGCTCTCGCACTGCGCGCTGACGCTGCTGGGCGAGGGCGAGGCGGAGGGCCCCGACGGCGTCGTCCGGCCGTCCGGCGAGCTGCTGGCCGCGCACGGCATCGCGCCCGTCGAGCTCCGCGAGAAGGAGGGGCTGGCCCTCCTCAACGGCACCGACGGCATGCTCGGCATGCTGGTGATGGCCTGCGCCGACCTGGCCCGGCTGTTCACCTCCGCGGACCTCACCGCCGCGCTCTCCATGGAGGCGCTGCTCGGCACCGACAAGGTCCTCGCGCCCGAGCTGCACGCGATACGCCCGCACCCCGGGCAGGCCGCCTCGGCCGCCAACATGCTGGCGTTCCTTGCCGGTTCGGGTTTCACCGGCCACCACCAGGACGACGCCCCGCGCGTCCAGGACGCCTACTCGATCCGCTGCGCGCCCCAGGTCGCCGGCGCCGGCCGGGACACCCTGGCGCACGCCCGCCTGGTCGCCGAGCGGGAGCTGGCCGCCGCCGTCGACAACCCCGTCGTGCTGCCCGACGGCCGGGTGGAGTCCAACGGCAACTTCCACGGCGCGCCGGTCGCCTACGCGTTGGACTTCCTGGCCATCGCCGCGGCCGACCTCGGCTCCATCGCCGAGCGGCGCACCGACCGCCTCCTGGACAAGAACCGCTCGCACGGGCTGCCCGCCTTCCTCGCCGGCGACCCGGGCGTCGACTCGGGCCTGATGATCGCCCAGTACACCCAGGCCGCGCTGGTCAGCGAGTTGAAGCGGCTGGCCGCCCCGGCGTCGGTGGACTCCATCCCGTCCTCCGCGATGCAGGAGGACCACGTCTCGATGGGGTGGTCGGCGGCGCGCAAGCTGCGCACCGCGGTGGACAACCTCACCCGCGTCCTCGCCGTCGAGCTCTACGCGGCGACCCGCGCCGTCGAGCTGCGGGAGGGGCTGACGCCCGCGCCGGCGACCCGGGCGGTGCTGGCCGCGCTGCGCGACGCGGGCGTGCAGGGGCCGGGCGAGGACCGCTTCCTGGCGCCGGACCTGGAGGCGGCGTTCGCGTTCGTCCGGGACGGGAAGCTGGTGGCGGCGGCGGAGTCGGTCACCGGGGAACTCGCCTGA